DNA sequence from the Alkalidesulfovibrio alkalitolerans DSM 16529 genome:
TAGTCGGCCACGATGTTGAAGACCAGGGTCAGCACGAAGAGGACGATGCCGATGGCGAACAGGGCGTGGTAGTGGTCGGAGCCGAAGGGGGTTTCGCCCATCTCGGCCGCGATGGATGCGGGCATGGGGCGCACGGGATCGAAGATCGAGGTCGGGAATCCGGCCGCGCCGCCCGCGACCATGAGCACCACCATGGTTTCGCCGATGGCCCGCGACATGCCGAGGATCGTGGCCGTGCAGATTCCGGTGATGCTTGCCGGGACGATGACCCGGTAGATGGTCTGCCAGTGCGTCGCGCCAAGGGCGAGGGAGGCCTCTTTGAGTTCCCTGGGAACTGAGTAGATGGCGTCCTCGGAAATGGAGCAGATCGTCGGGACGGACATGAAGGCGAGCATCAGCGCCGCGTTGAAGAGGTTGTAGCCGACCCAGACGTTGAGCGTGTCTTGCAGAAAGGGGGCCACGACGACCATGCCGAAGAAGCCGATAACGACCGACGGCAGCGCGGCCAGGAGCTCGATGATGGGCTTCAGGAAGCCGCGCAGCCGCGGAGAGGCGATTTCGGCCAGGTAGATGGCGGTCATGACTCCAAGCGGGATGGCGATGAGCGATGAGAGCAAGGTCACGGAGATCGAGGCCACGATGAGGGGCAGGATGCCGAAGGATGGCGGATCGTAGGTCGGATACCAGTACGAGCCGAACAGGAAGCCCGTCACGCTGGCGGTCTCGAAAAGCGGCAATCCTTCCCTGAAGAGGAAGAAGCAGATCAGCGCCAGGATGAGGATCGACACCAGCGCGATGGTGAAGAACGTGCTGTGTATCAGCTTTTCGATGGTCTCTCTGCGCATGCGGCCTCTCTTATGCCTTGAACGGATGGCGGCTCCCCGGCCGTCTGGCCGGGGAGCCGCGCGTTGCTCGCGAATGATTACGGCAGGGGAACGAAGCCGGCTTCCTTGACGAACAGCTTGCCCTTGGGGCCGAGCAGGTAGTCGACGAACTTCTTCAGCACGCCGGTGGGCTCGCCGTTGGTGTACAGGTACAGGTCGCGGGAGACGGGGTAGCTGCCGTCCAGGGCGGTGGCTGCGGAAGGCGTGACACCGTTGACCTTCAGGGCGCGGACGCTGTCGTTGACGT
Encoded proteins:
- the pstC gene encoding phosphate ABC transporter permease subunit PstC — encoded protein: MRRETIEKLIHSTFFTIALVSILILALICFFLFREGLPLFETASVTGFLFGSYWYPTYDPPSFGILPLIVASISVTLLSSLIAIPLGVMTAIYLAEIASPRLRGFLKPIIELLAALPSVVIGFFGMVVVAPFLQDTLNVWVGYNLFNAALMLAFMSVPTICSISEDAIYSVPRELKEASLALGATHWQTIYRVIVPASITGICTATILGMSRAIGETMVVLMVAGGAAGFPTSIFDPVRPMPASIAAEMGETPFGSDHYHALFAIGIVLFVLTLVFNIVADYIAEKNKQIGSATL